The nucleotide sequence TTACCATTGTAACATCAGCACGCGAGATGCTTCGACAAGCTCAGCATGACGTTCTATTGCTACCAGCCTCTACCGCAACTCCTTCTTGAACTCCTCGGCCCAATGATCCGCCAGGCGGGTGGGTTCAGGGAGCTTGTAGCCGCGCAGGCAGGCCAGCGTGAGGCGGGTGGCGGTGGCCTGGTCGCAGCGGTGGCCGGGGCTCACGAACAGCGGCAGCACCTTGTCTTTGCTGCGGACAACTTCGCCCAGCAGCTCGCCGCTCCGGTCGGTGAGCGGGCTGAGGCTGCCGCGGGTGGGGGCCGGCTCCTGGAACGAGCCGGTCAGCTTCTGCTTGGCCACCCCGAACGTGGGCACATCCAGCATGACGCCGATGTGGGCCGCAATGCCCATGCGGCGCGGGTGCGCAATGCCGTGCCCATCCACCATGATGATGTCGGGCTTCTGGCGCAGCTTTTCGTAGGCCAGCAGCACGTTGGGCGCCTCCCGAAACGACAGCAGCCCCGGAATGTAGGGCAGCGTGACGGCGCTGGTGTGATACACCTTTTCCACCAGCTCCAGCGACGGAAATTGTAGCACCACAAACACCGACAGGATGGTGTCGGTCGTGGGAAACGATGAGTCGCAGCCGGCAATGAAGGCGGGCTCGCACTGCAGCGGTTCCTGGCGCACTTCGGCGCGCATCGTGTCCTGCAGCTGCGTCAGCTCCCTGACGATAAGCGGATCGGCGGGTGGGCCGGGCGGGCGGTAGTAGGCCATATGGTGGGGTGGCGGATGGGCGGGATGGTGGGGTAGTAGCGGAAACCGTTTACGCAGAACAGTGCCTGGCTGTAACGGTTGTCAATCGTCGTACGGGACTATGTACGCAACCGGGCAAGGTTCTGCGCGAGCTTTGGATGACAGCTTCTCGCCTAACTTCCTCAATCCGCCATTCCACTACTCCATCAACCCGCCAGCTACGCCCTCCAGCCGCTCACGCCACTGGGGGAAAAAGAGCAGCTGGATCTGGATGAGGGCCCAGGCCAGAATCATGGGCAGCACTTTCAGCTTGTAGGGGTCGAAGACACTTTCGCGCACCGAGGAAGGAAGCAGGTCGGTGGCCGAGAGCGTGGTAAGCAACGCCACCAGCACGAACAGCGGCAGCGCCAGCGGCGTGCTGCGGCGGTAGTACATCCACCAGAGCACGAAGCCCGCCACCGGAATGATGAACGTCGGCGACTCGGCCATCTGGTTGAACACCACCACGAAAATCAGGATGGCCGACACGTAGAGGCGGCGGTAGTCGGGGTGGCGCCAGAAACGCCAGTGCACCAGCGGCAGCAGCAGCAGCAGCAGCCCGGCCGCCTGCACCGGGCCTTTGGGCACGTTCAGGTTGAACCACGCATCGAGCAGCCCCATCAACGAGAGCTGCACCGCCGTAGCCGAGGCCCGCACGATGTCGAACCAGCCCTGGTAAATCATCAGAAAGTCGGCCCACGAGGTAACTAGCAGCGGCGAAAACGCCAGCGCCAGCCCAAACAGCGCCGACCACAGCACGCCCCGCACCAGCTGCGTGGGGTAGAACAGAAACAGCAGCCCGATACCGATGCCGTAGATTTTGATGAACAGTGCCAGCATCAGGCACAGTGCCGCCCAAGCCGTTTTCTGGTTTTCGAGGTTGATATACACCCACAGCATGAGGCCGACCAGCAGGCAGTTGGCCTGGCTGTTATGGAAGGCTGTCATGGCATCAATCAGCACCAACAGCAGAAACAGCATGCTACGGTTGGTATCCGGAAACAGGCGCCGGCCGGCCGTGTAGAGCACCACGCCGTTGAGCAGGTTCCAGCCCAGCAGCCCCAGCCAGTCGGGCAGCACCGCAAATACGCCCATAAACAGCGCAAACGTAGGGCTGTACTTGTAGGTGTCGTAGTAGTACTGCGGATATTCGAGGTAGAGGTCTTTGCCCTCCAGCAGGTTGAAAAACGGCTTCGCGAAGATGTAATAGTTGTTGATGGTACCCTTGAGGTAGTGCTGGGCCGTGACGATGACAATGAGCACCGTGTAGACCACAGCCACAAAACGAGGATTCAGCAACACGCGGGAGTAGCGGGCAGGCAGCATAGGCAGAAAGGAATAGGAGCGGCAAAAGTACACCGATTCGTGCCACGCTCCTGCTGGTAGCGGCACCTGGTTAACCTGAGGACCAGCTGAACGGCCGTAGCGCGAACTTTGTAGTTCGCGGCCCCGCGCCGTTGCGACGGATGTCCTTGCTGGCCGCGAACTGTAAAGCTCGCGCTACGGCCCGCTATCCGGTTCCATTCCAACCCCCGCCCGGGCTCCCGCGTTAGGAAAGCAGACAGTTTTACCTGTTTCCGCTATGTCCAAACCTGAACAACCTGCCCACACCGGCAGCGGCGCCTTTTTCGAGCGCCGCTACTGGGTGGACGTGCAGCACGCCCGCCAGCCGGCCGCCGAACTGCTCGACCACATTGAGAGCCACCTGCCCGACTTTTCGCCCGATCTGCTGGCCGAGTTCGAGAAATCCAAAGGCGCCGCCCATCGCCTGAGCGTCGGCGACGAGTTCGGCGTGAAAATCCTGGGCCCCTGGAACGGCGACGTGCGCGTCACCGACATCGGAGACGATTACTTCGAGCTGGCCACCCTGGAAAGCCACCCCGAGGCCGGCCGCATCTGCTTTTCGCTGAAGCCGCACGCCACGCTGCCCGACACACTGCGCTTTGAAATCCACTCCAAAGCCCGCTCCCGCGACGGGCTGGTGGCCTTCACCTACGACACGCTGGGCTTTGGCAAGAAAGTGCAGCAGCAAACCTGGGAAACCTTCTGCCAGCGCGTGGCCGACTACTGCGGCGGCCTGCAACTGGGCCCGGTGCAGGTAGA is from Hymenobacter yonginensis and encodes:
- the nfi gene encoding deoxyribonuclease V (cleaves DNA at apurinic or apyrimidinic sites) — translated: MAYYRPPGPPADPLIVRELTQLQDTMRAEVRQEPLQCEPAFIAGCDSSFPTTDTILSVFVVLQFPSLELVEKVYHTSAVTLPYIPGLLSFREAPNVLLAYEKLRQKPDIIMVDGHGIAHPRRMGIAAHIGVMLDVPTFGVAKQKLTGSFQEPAPTRGSLSPLTDRSGELLGEVVRSKDKVLPLFVSPGHRCDQATATRLTLACLRGYKLPEPTRLADHWAEEFKKELR
- a CDS encoding glycosyltransferase family 87 protein — protein: MLPARYSRVLLNPRFVAVVYTVLIVIVTAQHYLKGTINNYYIFAKPFFNLLEGKDLYLEYPQYYYDTYKYSPTFALFMGVFAVLPDWLGLLGWNLLNGVVLYTAGRRLFPDTNRSMLFLLLVLIDAMTAFHNSQANCLLVGLMLWVYINLENQKTAWAALCLMLALFIKIYGIGIGLLFLFYPTQLVRGVLWSALFGLALAFSPLLVTSWADFLMIYQGWFDIVRASATAVQLSLMGLLDAWFNLNVPKGPVQAAGLLLLLLPLVHWRFWRHPDYRRLYVSAILIFVVVFNQMAESPTFIIPVAGFVLWWMYYRRSTPLALPLFVLVALLTTLSATDLLPSSVRESVFDPYKLKVLPMILAWALIQIQLLFFPQWRERLEGVAGGLME